A single region of the Lacerta agilis isolate rLacAgi1 chromosome 9, rLacAgi1.pri, whole genome shotgun sequence genome encodes:
- the PCGF1 gene encoding polycomb group RING finger protein 1 → MASPPQGGPMAIAMRLRNQLQAVYKMDPLRNEEEVRVKMKELNEHIVCFLCAGYFIDATTITECLHTFCKSCIVKYLQTSKYCPMCSTKIHETQPLLNLKPDRVMQDIVYKLVPGLQESEEKRIREFYQSRGLERVSQPSNEDSASDRVGLPYTTFDHSRAHYYRFDEHVLLCLEKQSSGKEKNKHILQHKYVRCSVRAQIRHLRRVLCCRLELALQHVQILFNNEVLPDHMTLKQLWLSRWFGKPAPLLLNYSVKEKRR, encoded by the exons ATGGCGTCTCCTCCTCAGGGGGGCCCGATGGCGATCGCGATGCGGCTCCGCAACCAGCTCCAGGCCGTCTACAAGATGGACCCGCTCCGCAACGAG GAGGAGGTGAGGGTGAAGATGAAGGAGCTGAACGAGCACATTGTCTGCTTCCTTTGCGCCGGATACTTCATCGATGCCACGACCATCACCGAATGCCTGCACACCT tcTGCAAGAGCTGCATCGTGAAGTACCTGCAGACCAGCAAGTATTGCCCCATGTGCAGCACCAAAATCCACGAGACGCAGCCCCTGCTCAACCTCAAGCCAGACCGCGTCATGCAGGACATCGTCTACAAGCTGGTGCCTGGCCTGCAGGAGA GCGAGGAGAAGAGAATCCGAGAGTTCTACCAGTCCCGCGGCCTGGAGCGCGTCAGCCAACCCAGCAACGAAG ACTCGGCCTCTGACCGCGTGGGCCTGCCCTACACCACCTTTGACCACTCGCGGGCCCATTATTACCGCTTCGACGAGCACGTCTTGCTGTGCCTGGAGAAACAGAG ttcTGGGAAAGAGAAGAACAAGCACATTCTGCAG caCAAATACGTTCGTTGCTCGGTACGGGCGCAGATCCGCCACCTCCGCCGGGTTCTGTGCTGCCGATTAGAGCTGGCGTTACAACAC GTGCAGATCCTGTTCAACAATGAGGTGCTCCCCgaccacatgaccctgaagcagCTCTGGCTTTCTCGCTGGTTTGGCAAG CCGGCGCCTCTGCTGCTCAACTACAGCgtgaaggagaagaggaggtag